In Cycloclasticus sp., a single genomic region encodes these proteins:
- a CDS encoding ATP-binding cassette domain-containing protein, with product MPLLKLDNVSVAFGLKPVLDKANLQIDEQERVGLIGRNGEGKSTLLKVLSTEVLPDSGQVWRQAGVVVATLEQSPTLPDASTVYEAVADSLGEVGHLIARYHDMLLDPNVDLDALGKLQHQFEALDGWSLQQRVDSVLSRLNLPADKKISEMSGGWKRRVGLARALVVEPDVLLLDEPTNHLDMETIVWLEKQLATFRGAVVCITHDRVFLQNIAKRIIEIDRGQLTSWSCSYEQYLERKAAALESEAKTNAEFDKKLAREEVWIRQGIKARRTRNEGRVRALQQLRREHAQRRNLAGSAKIEVDAGEKSGKLVIEAENISIAYGGRKMVHDFSCRLMRGDRIGLVGPNGIGKSTMIKALLNENVLDSGSVKHGTKLKVAYFDQHRDVLDLEKTVIDLVSDGRDSITINGRDRHIISYLGDFLFAPERARSPAKVLSGGERNRILLAKLFSQPANFIVMDEPTNDLDVETLELLEELLVDYDGTLILVSHDRKFLENVVTNFWFFEGDGVITDYVGELPNWAQIIKDNSQAERAAKSINEDKSVQKQGKKPKLSFKVKKELEDLPHEIEELEAALASLQELTSTAEFHAGDRDAVKSKMNELKTIDEQLQKKYQRWDELESLTE from the coding sequence ATGCCATTACTTAAACTAGATAACGTCAGTGTAGCGTTTGGCTTAAAGCCAGTGCTTGATAAGGCTAACCTGCAAATAGATGAACAAGAGCGGGTCGGGCTCATTGGCCGTAATGGCGAAGGAAAATCGACCTTACTAAAAGTGCTTTCAACAGAAGTATTACCCGATTCAGGCCAAGTATGGAGACAGGCGGGTGTGGTCGTGGCAACGCTTGAGCAATCACCAACACTGCCTGATGCGTCCACGGTATATGAGGCAGTAGCGGATAGTTTGGGTGAGGTCGGGCATTTAATCGCCCGTTACCACGATATGTTGCTTGATCCAAACGTGGACTTAGATGCGCTTGGGAAATTACAGCATCAATTCGAGGCGTTAGACGGCTGGTCATTGCAGCAGCGAGTGGACTCGGTGTTAAGCCGATTGAATTTGCCGGCCGATAAGAAAATAAGTGAAATGTCGGGCGGTTGGAAGCGGCGAGTTGGCTTGGCGCGTGCATTAGTTGTTGAGCCAGATGTTCTATTACTAGATGAGCCGACAAATCACCTAGATATGGAAACGATTGTTTGGTTGGAAAAACAGCTCGCAACGTTTCGTGGTGCCGTGGTGTGCATTACTCATGATCGCGTCTTTTTGCAAAATATAGCGAAACGTATTATAGAAATAGACCGTGGTCAATTAACCAGCTGGTCATGTAGTTATGAACAATACCTCGAACGCAAAGCAGCGGCGCTAGAGTCTGAAGCAAAAACAAATGCAGAGTTTGATAAAAAGCTGGCGCGCGAAGAAGTGTGGATTAGACAAGGCATTAAAGCGAGAAGAACGCGTAATGAAGGGCGCGTCAGAGCCTTACAACAGTTACGACGTGAACATGCACAGCGCAGAAACCTAGCCGGTTCAGCCAAGATTGAAGTGGATGCAGGAGAAAAATCAGGCAAGTTGGTTATTGAGGCAGAAAATATTTCAATAGCTTATGGCGGGCGCAAAATGGTTCACGACTTTTCATGCCGATTAATGCGTGGTGATCGTATTGGCCTAGTTGGTCCCAATGGCATTGGCAAAAGTACCATGATCAAAGCTCTGCTAAATGAAAACGTGCTGGACTCGGGTTCTGTTAAACATGGCACAAAATTAAAAGTGGCTTATTTTGACCAACATCGTGATGTGTTGGACCTTGAAAAAACGGTAATCGACTTAGTGTCTGATGGCCGAGATAGCATCACCATTAACGGACGTGATAGGCATATTATTAGCTATTTAGGTGATTTTTTGTTTGCACCAGAACGTGCCAGATCACCGGCTAAAGTTTTATCGGGCGGTGAGCGGAACCGAATCTTGTTAGCGAAATTATTTAGTCAACCAGCAAATTTCATCGTAATGGATGAACCGACGAATGATTTAGATGTTGAAACCTTAGAGCTATTAGAAGAGTTATTAGTTGATTACGATGGCACATTAATTTTAGTAAGCCATGACCGTAAATTTTTAGAGAATGTGGTAACCAACTTTTGGTTTTTTGAAGGTGACGGTGTTATCACCGATTATGTCGGTGAGCTACCTAATTGGGCTCAAATTATTAAAGACAATAGCCAAGCGGAACGAGCAGCCAAGTCAATCAATGAAGACAAGTCCGTTCAGAAGCAAGGTAAAAAACCAAAGCTAAGTTTCAAGGTTAAAAAAGAACTAGAAGACTTGCCTCACGAAATTGAAGAGCTCGAAGCAGCTTTAGCTAGCCTACAGGAATTAACCAGTACAGCAGAATTTCATGCGGGTGATCGCGACGCAGTAAAAAGTAAAATGAATGAATTAAAGACGATTGATGAGCAACTACAGAAGAAATATCAGCGTTGGGATGAGTTAGAGTCGTTAACAGAATAA
- a CDS encoding molybdopterin-binding protein, with amino-acid sequence MQSNNRPKVIIFSQGDEVITGALVDTNAALLADHCRTLGFDIVRHVTVADDLDDLVQVLKEIDAMADVCLCTGGLGPTQDDLTTEAFAKAFQVELELDNEALAMMRDFFATLKVEMADVNIKQALLPKNSRRIDNRWGTAPGFTAKGQRCQFYFMPGVPYEMKQMMNTFVLADLQHQFKIEQPRLITFRSMGMGESDIQQAVNSLNIASDIRVSFRAGMPENELKLLFPRSYTVKQIQYYIDEVNSALRGTVFAVDGLDKSVRNLPDCVDQLMAENHLSLGLIETLSQGDISRQCQTDWLLQSTVYPKVFDLMSTFGCEQQETNETVAVDIAKKAHQDSMANLSLVQLHKKVNENTVAVFTAVVNDQRCISSSKDVWGRPLRQQTVASALAFNLLRKFIQES; translated from the coding sequence ATGCAGAGTAATAATCGACCGAAAGTTATTATTTTTTCCCAAGGGGATGAGGTAATAACCGGCGCCTTAGTGGATACCAATGCAGCTTTATTAGCCGATCATTGTCGGACGTTGGGCTTTGATATTGTTCGTCACGTCACAGTGGCGGATGATTTGGATGATTTGGTTCAAGTGTTAAAAGAAATAGATGCGATGGCAGACGTTTGTTTGTGCACCGGTGGCTTGGGACCGACGCAAGATGATTTAACCACAGAAGCGTTTGCCAAAGCGTTTCAAGTAGAGCTTGAACTAGACAATGAAGCATTAGCTATGATGCGAGATTTTTTCGCTACATTGAAAGTGGAAATGGCCGACGTTAATATTAAACAAGCATTATTACCCAAAAACTCACGACGTATTGATAACCGCTGGGGCACGGCACCTGGTTTCACCGCAAAAGGGCAGCGTTGCCAATTTTATTTTATGCCCGGTGTGCCTTATGAAATGAAGCAAATGATGAACACTTTTGTGCTCGCTGATTTACAGCATCAGTTTAAAATTGAGCAACCAAGGTTAATCACTTTTAGAAGTATGGGAATGGGTGAGTCGGATATTCAACAAGCGGTGAATAGCTTGAATATTGCGAGTGATATCCGCGTGAGTTTTAGAGCGGGTATGCCAGAGAATGAACTGAAGTTGCTGTTTCCAAGAAGTTATACGGTGAAACAGATTCAATATTACATTGATGAGGTGAACAGCGCGCTGCGCGGGACTGTTTTTGCCGTAGATGGCTTGGATAAGTCAGTCAGAAATTTACCCGATTGTGTTGACCAGTTGATGGCTGAAAACCACCTGTCATTGGGTTTAATTGAAACCTTGTCACAGGGTGATATATCGCGCCAATGCCAGACCGACTGGTTATTGCAATCGACGGTTTACCCTAAGGTGTTTGACCTCATGTCAACGTTTGGCTGTGAGCAACAGGAAACCAATGAAACTGTTGCCGTAGATATTGCGAAAAAAGCACATCAGGATTCGATGGCAAATTTAAGCCTCGTACAATTACATAAAAAAGTGAATGAGAATACGGTGGCTGTTTTTACCGCTGTGGTCAATGACCAGCGTTGTATCTCGAGTAGCAAAGACGTTTGGGGTCGACCCTTACGACAACAAACGGTGGCCTCCGCGCTCGCCTTTAATTTACTTAGAAAATTTATCCAAGAGTCATAA
- a CDS encoding 3-phenylpropionate/cinnamic acid dioxygenase subunit beta, with protein MTTNNTMTDTENMLLWYQVNQFYNKEARALDEEDYETWFSLLADDLQYWMPARESVFRKDEQPDTTRNMNHYNESLPSLQLRVARLHSGAAWAEDPRTRYRHIVSNVEVELGDVEGEIKVRSNTLVYRNRLEREEYWLLAKREDVLRKTDNSFKVATRKITPDFSSLLSKNLNVFL; from the coding sequence ATGACAACAAATAACACAATGACTGACACTGAAAACATGCTGCTTTGGTACCAAGTGAATCAGTTTTATAACAAGGAAGCGCGTGCTTTGGACGAGGAAGATTATGAAACATGGTTTTCCCTGTTAGCCGACGATCTCCAGTATTGGATGCCTGCAAGAGAATCTGTCTTCCGCAAAGATGAACAGCCAGACACCACTCGCAACATGAATCATTACAATGAATCTTTACCTAGCCTACAGCTACGTGTAGCACGGCTACACAGTGGGGCTGCTTGGGCAGAAGATCCACGGACTCGTTATAGGCACATTGTATCTAACGTAGAAGTGGAGTTAGGCGATGTCGAGGGAGAAATAAAAGTTCGCTCGAACACCTTAGTTTACAGAAATAGATTAGAACGCGAAGAATATTGGTTATTAGCCAAACGTGAAGACGTATTACGTAAAACCGATAACTCATTCAAAGTTGCCACACGTAAAATAACTCCCGACTTCAGCAGTCTATTGAGTAAAAATTTAAACGTTTTCCTATAA
- a CDS encoding aromatic ring-hydroxylating dioxygenase subunit alpha, whose amino-acid sequence MSRMEELKAMVNLADGRIDRRIFWEDWIYELELEKLFAKSWLFVAHESQVPKTGDFITTYMGQDNVIVARHKDGNVHVFTNSCTHRGNRICFADRGHARQFTCNYHGWAYGTNGDLMGMHEENHYEGFINKAEHGLQNARVETYKGLVFACFDDEAPRLEDFLGDFRWYLDVILDQTEEGTEFIGGSMRNMYNANWKFGAENFIGDSLHVGWTHASGARAVSKGGEVPEYMPVDPESFHANANGHGWEGGTDGVGTLALISSGDPTLVEYFEKERANMAKRLGELRARKLYGSVISATVFPNFSFLPGINTMRTWLPKGPRQFELRAWTMVNKNMPDHIREIVQNASVMTFSPSGIFEMDDGENWENSTIANEGFVTRKQNLHYGLRVGTSRRDDPELPGNISKPMYSDVNQLAFYQRWMDFLSAESWDDIPKIR is encoded by the coding sequence ATGAGTAGGATGGAAGAATTAAAAGCGATGGTTAACTTAGCAGATGGTCGAATTGACCGGCGTATTTTCTGGGAAGACTGGATTTATGAGCTTGAGCTAGAGAAACTCTTTGCCAAATCGTGGCTGTTTGTCGCACACGAAAGTCAAGTCCCTAAAACCGGTGACTTTATCACAACCTATATGGGGCAAGACAACGTCATCGTTGCTCGCCATAAAGACGGCAATGTCCATGTCTTCACCAATTCCTGCACCCACCGTGGCAACCGTATTTGCTTTGCTGATCGTGGCCATGCTAGGCAGTTTACTTGTAACTACCATGGCTGGGCTTATGGCACCAATGGCGACCTAATGGGTATGCACGAGGAAAATCATTATGAAGGTTTCATCAATAAAGCAGAGCATGGCCTACAAAATGCGCGAGTGGAAACTTATAAAGGCCTCGTGTTCGCTTGTTTTGATGATGAAGCACCGAGGTTGGAAGATTTCTTAGGTGATTTCCGTTGGTACCTTGATGTTATTCTTGATCAAACTGAAGAAGGCACTGAGTTTATCGGTGGCAGTATGAGAAACATGTATAACGCCAACTGGAAATTTGGAGCAGAAAACTTTATTGGTGATTCATTGCACGTCGGCTGGACACATGCATCTGGTGCAAGAGCAGTCAGCAAGGGTGGTGAAGTACCCGAATATATGCCGGTTGACCCCGAATCATTTCATGCTAATGCGAATGGTCACGGTTGGGAAGGAGGAACAGATGGAGTTGGAACATTGGCCCTTATTTCCAGTGGTGATCCAACATTAGTCGAGTATTTTGAAAAAGAACGTGCAAATATGGCGAAGCGTTTAGGTGAACTACGCGCACGCAAATTATACGGCTCTGTTATATCCGCAACAGTATTCCCTAACTTCTCATTTTTGCCGGGCATCAATACCATGAGAACTTGGTTGCCAAAAGGACCGCGTCAATTTGAATTACGCGCCTGGACGATGGTAAACAAAAACATGCCAGACCATATTAGAGAAATCGTTCAAAACGCCTCTGTTATGACTTTTTCTCCTAGCGGTATTTTTGAGATGGACGATGGCGAAAACTGGGAAAACTCCACCATCGCAAACGAAGGGTTTGTGACACGAAAGCAGAATTTACATTATGGTTTAAGAGTAGGTACTAGCCGCCGTGATGACCCTGAATTACCAGGCAATATTAGCAAACCAATGTATAGCGATGTTAACCAACTTGCGTTTTACCAACGTTGGATGGATTTTTTAAGCGCAGAGTCTTGGGATGATATTCCCAAAATTCGTTAG
- a CDS encoding slipin family protein yields MTIQGLDITFSFLSILGLTTLILIFSAIRILREYERGTVFLLGRFYKVKGPGFIIIIPFLQQMVRVDLRTVVMDVPTQDVISRDNVSVKVNAVVYFRVIDPKKAIIQVENFYNATSQLAQTTLRSVLGQHELDEMLAEREKLNIDIQTLLDGQTDAWGIKVANVEIKHVDIDESMIRAIAQQAEAERARRAKVIHAAGELQASEKLLAAAKVLAEQPQAIQLRYLQTLTEIAGEKSSTIVFPMPFDFLSTLAKTSKDDTKDDSQ; encoded by the coding sequence ATGACGATTCAAGGACTAGATATAACATTTTCTTTTCTGTCCATACTTGGGCTAACGACACTTATTTTGATCTTCAGTGCGATAAGAATTTTACGTGAATACGAACGCGGCACGGTGTTTTTACTGGGGCGCTTTTATAAAGTGAAAGGCCCCGGGTTTATCATCATCATTCCGTTCTTACAACAAATGGTACGGGTTGATCTTCGCACCGTTGTGATGGATGTGCCGACTCAGGACGTTATCTCAAGAGACAATGTGTCGGTAAAAGTGAATGCGGTGGTTTACTTCCGAGTGATTGACCCGAAAAAGGCCATTATTCAGGTGGAAAATTTCTACAATGCGACCAGTCAATTGGCTCAAACAACCTTGCGTTCTGTCTTGGGGCAACACGAGCTGGACGAAATGTTAGCGGAACGAGAGAAACTCAATATTGATATTCAGACCTTACTTGATGGACAGACGGATGCTTGGGGAATCAAGGTGGCGAATGTGGAAATTAAGCACGTTGATATTGATGAAAGTATGATTCGAGCCATTGCGCAACAAGCAGAAGCAGAGCGAGCACGGCGTGCCAAAGTCATTCATGCAGCCGGTGAATTGCAAGCGTCAGAAAAATTACTGGCCGCTGCTAAGGTGTTGGCCGAGCAGCCACAAGCGATACAATTACGTTACTTGCAAACATTGACCGAAATCGCGGGTGAAAAGTCCTCCACGATTGTGTTCCCTATGCCGTTTGATTTTCTGAGTACATTAGCGAAAACAAGCAAAGACGATACAAAGGATGACAGTCAGTAA
- a CDS encoding alpha/beta hydrolase yields the protein MSNIWVDLMGVEYSQKFYNVDGIKTRVIEAGSGPALIFLHGTGGHAEAYVRNIEEHAKHFHVYAYDMIGHGYTDRPDCNYDMDDFVDHLVKFIATIGADKVYLSGESLGAMVASWTAIKHPEKVIKLVQNTGILMAPNGEGKAELADALERSKKAAGQLTKEIVRARMSWLMAEPEKTLTNEIIDVRYAIYDQPGMLPVMGKIANSILGGVINDEWCKRWVNPESMRNIQCPTLVLWTRHNPGQPVELAAEGMKMIPDARMVILEDSAHWPQWEEPEEFNKQHLEFLLA from the coding sequence ATGAGTAACATTTGGGTGGATTTAATGGGCGTGGAATATAGTCAAAAATTTTACAATGTTGATGGCATTAAAACGCGTGTTATTGAAGCGGGGAGTGGGCCTGCTTTAATTTTCTTACATGGCACGGGCGGTCATGCTGAAGCGTATGTTAGAAATATTGAAGAACACGCAAAACATTTCCACGTTTATGCCTATGACATGATTGGCCATGGCTATACCGATCGCCCTGACTGCAATTATGATATGGATGATTTTGTTGATCACTTGGTAAAGTTTATCGCGACCATAGGTGCCGACAAAGTTTACCTGTCAGGCGAATCATTAGGCGCTATGGTGGCTTCATGGACGGCCATAAAACACCCTGAGAAAGTCATTAAGTTGGTTCAAAATACGGGTATTTTAATGGCACCTAATGGCGAAGGAAAAGCGGAGTTAGCGGACGCTTTAGAGCGTTCAAAGAAAGCAGCGGGGCAATTAACGAAAGAGATTGTTCGGGCAAGAATGAGCTGGCTGATGGCGGAACCAGAAAAAACGCTAACGAATGAAATTATTGATGTTCGCTACGCTATTTATGACCAACCTGGTATGTTGCCGGTCATGGGTAAAATTGCGAACAGTATTCTAGGCGGTGTTATTAACGATGAGTGGTGTAAGCGGTGGGTTAACCCAGAATCCATGCGTAATATCCAATGCCCAACACTGGTTTTATGGACACGCCATAACCCAGGTCAGCCAGTTGAATTGGCTGCCGAGGGAATGAAAATGATTCCAGATGCGCGAATGGTCATTCTAGAAGACAGTGCGCATTGGCCTCAATGGGAAGAGCCAGAAGAATTTAATAAACAGCATCTGGAGTTCCTACTCGCTTAA
- a CDS encoding OmpW family protein, with protein sequence MKVIKSTAAILAALGLTIVATPAISYEAGDILVRGRIISVNPNDDSGRIKIDNAAVAGTGVSVNSDVMPEIDFTYMVDRNWGLELILAYTEHDINSSGLGLGNIAEVKVLPPTLTLQYHFAPDSDIRPYLGAGLNYTHFFSEDVKGPLNPGGADIDLDDSWGLALQAGVDIAVNEDWFVNLDVKYIDIDTDAHITDNVTGFDVDVNVDIDPIVWGIGIGRRF encoded by the coding sequence ATGAAAGTAATAAAAAGCACTGCGGCCATATTGGCAGCCCTAGGTTTAACCATTGTTGCAACACCTGCAATATCTTACGAAGCAGGCGATATTTTAGTTCGTGGTCGTATTATTAGTGTTAACCCTAATGATGATAGTGGGCGAATTAAAATTGATAACGCAGCCGTAGCAGGCACTGGCGTATCTGTTAATTCTGATGTTATGCCAGAAATTGATTTCACCTATATGGTTGACCGTAACTGGGGCTTAGAGCTGATTCTTGCATACACCGAGCACGATATTAATTCTTCGGGCTTAGGGTTAGGCAATATTGCTGAAGTAAAGGTATTACCACCTACATTAACGCTGCAGTACCACTTCGCACCAGATTCAGATATCCGCCCTTACTTGGGCGCTGGTTTAAATTACACCCACTTCTTTAGCGAAGACGTGAAAGGCCCCTTAAATCCTGGTGGCGCTGATATTGACCTGGATGACTCATGGGGCTTAGCTCTTCAAGCAGGTGTTGATATTGCCGTAAATGAAGATTGGTTTGTTAACTTAGATGTAAAGTACATCGATATCGACACCGATGCGCATATTACTGATAACGTCACAGGCTTTGATGTTGACGTGAATGTGGATATCGACCCTATTGTTTGGGGTATTGGTATTGGCCGCCGTTTCTAA
- a CDS encoding nodulation protein NfeD → MKLYLMLCIIGLVMAVTPAWGGVHSPKQVLILEIDGVIGPATVDYFEHALAQAHQANSEFVLLTLDTPGGLGLSMREIIKKIIASPVPVITYVSPSGSRAASAGTYILYASHIAAMAPATNLGAATPVQLIPSTSPDKGKPSSEKEQAREPQDAMGKKVLNDAVAYIRGLAKLRGRNEQWAEKAVREGVSLPAKDALEQNVIDILAIDQSDLFRQLDGLKVTVLGAEKTLNTTTLVVRKLPPNWRNKLLGVISNPNVAYILMLIGIYGLIFEFANPGAIVPGTVGSICLLLALFAFQVLPMNYAGLVLILLGIGLMTAEAFQPSFGVLGLGGVIAFVIGSVILIDTDILPGYGINLGLIAGFTASSVIFFVVAFGLVFKARRQPIVSGQEEMLGAVCVVVDAFERQGRVRVHSEVWNARSKIPMKKGETARVFAINGLVLDIEPEGSKES, encoded by the coding sequence ATGAAGCTTTACCTTATGCTGTGTATTATTGGACTCGTCATGGCAGTGACGCCTGCTTGGGGTGGCGTTCATTCGCCTAAACAGGTGCTTATACTCGAGATAGATGGCGTTATAGGACCTGCAACGGTTGATTATTTCGAGCACGCATTGGCGCAGGCCCATCAAGCTAACTCAGAATTCGTTCTATTAACGCTAGATACGCCCGGTGGTTTGGGTTTGTCGATGCGCGAAATCATCAAAAAAATCATCGCTTCACCGGTTCCAGTCATTACCTATGTTAGCCCGAGTGGCTCTCGTGCAGCCAGTGCGGGCACTTATATACTTTATGCCAGCCATATAGCGGCAATGGCTCCAGCCACCAACCTTGGGGCTGCTACCCCAGTACAGTTGATACCGTCAACTAGCCCTGATAAAGGCAAGCCCTCATCTGAAAAAGAACAAGCTCGTGAACCGCAAGACGCCATGGGGAAAAAAGTGCTGAATGATGCCGTGGCGTATATTCGAGGACTCGCTAAATTGAGGGGCCGCAATGAACAATGGGCTGAAAAAGCAGTAAGAGAAGGGGTTAGTTTGCCCGCTAAGGATGCATTGGAACAAAATGTTATCGATATATTAGCAATAGATCAGTCTGATTTGTTTCGGCAATTAGATGGCTTAAAAGTCACTGTATTAGGCGCGGAAAAAACGCTCAATACGACAACCTTGGTGGTGAGAAAGTTACCACCTAATTGGCGTAATAAATTACTGGGAGTCATTAGCAATCCTAATGTTGCGTACATTTTGATGCTGATTGGTATTTATGGTCTGATTTTTGAGTTTGCCAATCCCGGTGCAATTGTGCCCGGCACGGTTGGGTCTATCTGCCTGTTGCTTGCATTGTTCGCCTTTCAAGTTTTGCCGATGAACTATGCCGGCTTAGTGTTGATTTTGCTTGGAATAGGGTTAATGACCGCGGAAGCTTTTCAGCCGAGTTTCGGCGTCTTGGGTTTGGGCGGTGTCATCGCGTTTGTTATAGGCTCGGTCATTTTAATTGATACTGATATATTGCCAGGGTATGGCATTAATTTAGGCTTGATTGCCGGTTTTACGGCTTCATCAGTCATCTTTTTTGTGGTGGCGTTTGGCTTGGTTTTTAAAGCTCGGCGTCAGCCCATCGTTTCTGGGCAAGAAGAAATGCTAGGCGCTGTATGTGTGGTTGTAGATGCATTTGAGCGCCAAGGGCGGGTTCGTGTGCATAGTGAAGTTTGGAATGCGCGCAGCAAAATACCGATGAAAAAAGGTGAAACAGCAAGAGTGTTTGCAATTAATGGTTTGGTTTTAGATATTGAGCCTGAGGGTTCAAAGGAGAGTTAG